The following is a genomic window from Rhizobium sp. 11515TR.
CCATATTTACCGTCCTTGATCAGATCATTGAGTGCGAGGGTGACGGCATCGGCAAGGCCAGCACCTTTTTTCGTCGTGACGGCGATCTCGGCCGTTAGCGGCCAACCGCCGGAGACGGTGCCGACAAGCTTCCTCGTGCCGTTGATGGCCGCCTTATAGGCCTGCGTCGCATTCGGATTGAACTCGACATCGGCTCGACCGGACTGCAAGGCAAGATCGGCGGCGGCGCGATCATCATAATACTGCACCTCGATAGGCTTCAGGCCGGCTGCCACATTCTGCCGGTCCCATTCCAGAATGATCTTCTCCTGATTGGTGCCGGCACCGGTGATCACCTTGAGACCCGCGACATCCTTCGGCTCCTTGATCGAGGTGATCTTGCTGTCGGCCTTCACATAAAAGCCGAGCACGTCCCTGCGATAGGTGGAGAAATCGAATTTCAGCTTGCGCTCTTCCGTGACCGTCACGTTGGAAATGACAGCATCATATTTCCCGGAGGAGACGCCGAGCGGCCAGTCCTCCCAGGCAACCGGCACCAGATCGAGCTGCAAGCCGAGGGAGTCGGCAAGCAATTGCGCGATATCGGGATCGGTGCCGACGACCGTCTTCGCGTCGGTCGCGTAGGTGGCGATCGGCGGATCCCAAGGGTTGATCGCGACCGTGAATTTGCCGGGATTGACGAACTTGAAACCCGGCGCAATCGCCTTGATCGCTGCCTCGTCCTTCTCGGCCCGGATGCGATTGGATGTATCCGGGCTCAGGTTGAACTTTTCGGCCGCAATCGTCGGCGTCCCACTCATCGCTACCGCCGTTAGAACGCCGGCAACGATATATCTTGCTCTCTCAATGAATGTCATTTCCCTTCTCCTTTTTCAATTATAAGTTGTTTATGCTACCATGATGATCCGGACGCCTGCTGCGTCAGAGCGTCGAATGCTTGCCTGCGACTGCTAGAGAACCTTGGCGAGGAAAGCGCGCGTGCGCGGATGTCTCGCATCGTTGAGGATCTGTGTGGGCGTGCCGGATTCGATAATGTGGCCGCCCTCCATAAAGACGATGCTATCGGCGACCTCGCGCGCAAAGGCGATCTCGTGGGTGACGATGACGAGCGTCGTGCCGGTGCGCGCAAGCTCCTTGATCACATCGAGCACTTCGCCGACGAGTTCAGGATCAAGTGCCGAGGTCGGCTCGTCGAAAAGAAGAACCTTCGGTCGCAGTGCCAGGGCACGAGCGATGGCGACACGCTGCTGCTGGCCACCGGAAAGCTGACGGGGATAGGCATCGATCTTGTCGCTAAGACCCACGCGAGCGAGAAGCTCTTGCGCAAAGGCGGTCGCTTCGTCGCGGCTCATTCCGCGCACCTGGATCGGAGCCTCAATAATGTTTTCTAAAACAGTAAGATGTGGAAACAAGTTAAAGTTCTGAAAGACCATGCCGATGTCGGTGCGGCGCTTCAGAATGTCCTTTTCCTTGAGCTCGTAGAGCACCTCGCCCTTTTGCGTATAGCCGACCAGCTCGCCATCGACGGAAATGAAGCCGCTATCGACGCGCTCGAGATGATTGATGGCGCGCAGCAGCGTCGATTTTCCCGAGCCTGACGGGCCGATAATGGCCGTAACGCTTCCCGCCGCCAGGTTAAGCTCGACATCGTCTAGGACCTTCAGCGTGCCGAAGCTCTTCGAAATACCATGGATGCGCACGGCACCACCCTTGGCCCGAAGATCCGTCACGCTGCGAAAAGCGGCGAGTGCCTCGGTGTCCGATCTGGTGCCTGCCGCGGCGGCAGGCAGCGGCCGCTGGAAGCGGCGGAAGAATGCCTGGAATGGCAACGGCGTCGGATTGCGCACCGCACCCCTGGAGAAATAGCGCTCGATATAGTGCTGGGCGATCGACAGCACCGTCATGATGACGAGATACCAGACCGTCGCAACCATCAGCAGCGGAATGACTTCCAGATTGCGGCGATAGATGACCTGTACCGTGTAGAAGAGCTCCGGCAGAGCGAGCACGTAGAC
Proteins encoded in this region:
- a CDS encoding ABC transporter substrate-binding protein; amino-acid sequence: MTFIERARYIVAGVLTAVAMSGTPTIAAEKFNLSPDTSNRIRAEKDEAAIKAIAPGFKFVNPGKFTVAINPWDPPIATYATDAKTVVGTDPDIAQLLADSLGLQLDLVPVAWEDWPLGVSSGKYDAVISNVTVTEERKLKFDFSTYRRDVLGFYVKADSKITSIKEPKDVAGLKVITGAGTNQEKIILEWDRQNVAAGLKPIEVQYYDDRAAADLALQSGRADVEFNPNATQAYKAAINGTRKLVGTVSGGWPLTAEIAVTTKKGAGLADAVTLALNDLIKDGKYGEVLKRWSLTAEAVDQSKTNPAGLPKSGS
- a CDS encoding amino acid ABC transporter permease/ATP-binding protein, producing MALTTDFVGVDRGTGAAETKTDYSRYRIVPARHPGRTAGTIFAALVIAVVLYSTFTNPRWGWGVFAEWFFAEPVLVGLGRTLLLTALAAVSGSILGTALALARVSKSPLLASLSWGYIWLLRSIPMIVLLLVLNNLGYLYETISIGVPFSDKILFDYPTTRLLTPFAAAFLGLTLNQSAFFAEIVRGGILSVDQGQLEAAASLGLSRRRQAFRIVLPQAMRSILPTGFNEIIGLAKSTSMVYVLALPELFYTVQVIYRRNLEVIPLLMVATVWYLVIMTVLSIAQHYIERYFSRGAVRNPTPLPFQAFFRRFQRPLPAAAAGTRSDTEALAAFRSVTDLRAKGGAVRIHGISKSFGTLKVLDDVELNLAAGSVTAIIGPSGSGKSTLLRAINHLERVDSGFISVDGELVGYTQKGEVLYELKEKDILKRRTDIGMVFQNFNLFPHLTVLENIIEAPIQVRGMSRDEATAFAQELLARVGLSDKIDAYPRQLSGGQQQRVAIARALALRPKVLLFDEPTSALDPELVGEVLDVIKELARTGTTLVIVTHEIAFAREVADSIVFMEGGHIIESGTPTQILNDARHPRTRAFLAKVL